A window from Primulina huaijiensis isolate GDHJ02 chromosome 11, ASM1229523v2, whole genome shotgun sequence encodes these proteins:
- the LOC140988181 gene encoding uncharacterized protein, whose translation MGCLVSQMASKFAFFPPTPPTYQVKKRDGGKLVAVSTASCLPIAIDDSSLDVLCIQTKRGNKIVAFYLRNPYARLTVLYSHGNAADLGQLYDLFVQLKANLRVNLIGYDYSGYGASTGKPSEYDTYADIEAVYECLQTEFGISQEDLILYGQSVGSGPTLHLAAKLPRLRGVVLHSAILSGLRVLCHVNFSLCCDIYKNINKIRKVKCPILVIHGTEDDVVNWLHGNGLWKMAKEPYEPLWIKGGGHCNLELYPDYIRHLCRFIQEMENITTAVRLKKIRQSLRLHRKTHKCCKIRVGRPKCPQCPNLKCTDCCWWRPKCPNWQPKFTIWRPKCPECLKPSCTRCTWQCMKCTCGLTLCSCLCGAKCSCC comes from the exons ATGGGGTGCTTAGTTTCTCAGATGGCTTCGAAATTTGCGTTCTTTCCACCAACGCCACCCACTTACCAGGTCAAGAAAAGGGACGGCGGAAAACTGGTGGCTGTGTCGACAGCTTCGTGTTTGCCTATAGCCATTGATGATTCTTCGCTCGATGTGTTGTGTATTCAGACGAAAAGGGGTAACAAGATTGTAGCTTTCTATTTGAGGAATCCTTACGCTAGGCTTACGGTTCTGTACTCTCATGGAAATGCTGCTGATCTTGGCCAGCTCTATGACTTATTTGTTCAGCTTAAAGCTAATCTTAGAGTTAATCTAATCGG GTATGACTACTCTGGTTATGGAGCTTCTACTGGTAAG CCGAGCGAATATGATACATATGCGGACATTGAAGCTGTATACGAGTGCCTTCAAACTGAATTCGGGATTAGCCAAgaagatttaattttatatgGGCAATCTGTTGGAAGTGGCCCCACATTGCACTTAGCAGCTAAATTGCCGAGGTTGAGAGGCGTTGTTCTGCATAGTGCCATTCTTTCTGGTCTTCGTGTGCTGTGTCATGTGAATTTCTCACTCTGCTGTGATATTTATAAG AATATAAACAAAATTCGGAAGGTGAAGTGTCCTATTCTCGTCATACAT GGAACAGAGGATGATGTGGTAAATTGGCTTCACGGCAATGGTTTATGGAAAATGGCCAAGGAACCGTATGAGCCCTTGTGGATTAAGGGAGGTGGACATTGCAACCTCGAGCTTTATCCAGATTACATCCGGCATCTTTGCAGATTCATTCAAGAAATGGAGAACATAACCACTGCAGTTCGACTCAAAAAGATTCGTCAATCACTTCGTTTGCACAGAAAGACTCATAAATGCTGTAAAATTAGAGTAGGACGTCCCAAATGCCCCCAGTGTCCAAATCTTAAATGCACAGATTGTTGCTGGTGGCGGCCTAAATGTCCAAACTGGCAGCCAAAGTTCACAATATGGCGACCAAAGTGCCCCGAGTGTCTCAAACCAAGCTGCACAAGATGTACATGGCAGTGCATGAAATGCACTTGCGGATTGACATTGTGCTCATGTTTGTGCGGAGCTAAATGTTCATGCTGCTGA